In Nocardia sp. NBC_01327, the genomic stretch CAGCGGGTGCCCGGCTGATCCTGCACGGCCGCAACGCTGATCGGGCCGCAGCGGTCGCCGCCGAGGTAACAGCCGCGAGCGGACACGCTCCGCTGATCATCTTGGCTGACCTGTCGCGACTTGCGGAGGTAGACCGGCTGGCCGACGAGATCATCGCCGGTACTTCGCGATTGGACGTGCTCGTGAACAATGCCGGCACCGGCGGCCGCCCGGACGGGAAACGCGAACTCAGCGCCGACGGCAACGAATTAGTGTGGGCGGTCAACCATCTGGCCCCCTATCGGCTGACACGGCGACTGCTTCCGCTGCTGCATACCTCGGCTCCGGCGCGGGTGGTGAACGTCGCCTCCGCCGGGCAGCAGGAGATCGACCTCGACGATCCGACCCCCGAGCACGACTACAACGCGTATACCGCTTACTGCCGAGCCAAGCTGGCGATAATCATGGCGACCATCGAGTACGCCGAGGAACTCGACGGAACCGGTGTCACCGTGAACGCCCTGCACCCCGCCACCCTCATGGCGACAACCATGGTGCGCGAATCCGGCGCCACCCCGATCAGCACTATCGCCGAAGGCGCCGACGCGACCCTCCGACTGATCTGCGATCCAGCA encodes the following:
- a CDS encoding SDR family NAD(P)-dependent oxidoreductase, producing MSNNNIDRMDDRTVLITGATDGLGRELAVRLGAAGARLILHGRNADRAAAVAAEVTAASGHAPLIILADLSRLAEVDRLADEIIAGTSRLDVLVNNAGTGGRPDGKRELSADGNELVWAVNHLAPYRLTRRLLPLLHTSAPARVVNVASAGQQEIDLDDPTPEHDYNAYTAYCRAKLAIIMATIEYAEELDGTGVTVNALHPATLMATTMVRESGATPISTIAEGADATLRLICDPALAQITGRYFNGARQSRPHTQADDPKARRRLIEISDTAVISAVG